GAGATGATTTTTGTTATCACCCTTTAGGAGGATGTGTATTGGGGAAAGCAACAGATAATTATGGTAGAATAAAAAATTATAAAAATTTGTATGCTATAGATGGTTCTCTAATTCCAGGTAGTGTGGGCGTAAATCCTTTTGTAACCATAACAGCAGTAGCAGAGCGAAATATAGACTATATCTTAAAAGAAGATTTTATAGATGAATAAGGAGGTAAGTGTTTGGGATTAAATTCTTATTTTTGTGAAAAAATAAAAATAGATACATTTTAAAACTATAACTCACTTGAATAGCTTAGATACTCTTACCCAACTGTCCGATGAGCTTACAACTCACAAAACACAAATTTCTACTTGGTTTCAAGGCTTACAAACACAAATTTGTACTGCCTTAGAAAAAGCTGATGGAAAATCTAAGTTTCAGACAGACACTTGGCAGCGTGAAGGAGGTGGTGGGGGAACATCTCGTGTTATAGAAAATGGAAATCTCATTGAAAAAGGTGGCGTAAATTTTTCGGCTGTTTTTGGAGAATCTCCAGAGCGCATGTTGCAACTGATGAAACTAGAGCCTGCCGATTTTTTTGCTACGGGTGTTTCTATCGTTTTGCATCCAAAAAATCCACTTGTGCCGATAATTCACATGAATGTTCGTTATTTTGAAATGAGTAATGGAATGTATTGGTTTGGTGGAGGAATTGACCTAACACCACATTATATAGTAGAAGAAGATGCCAAATTGTTCCATCAATCTTTGAAAGAGGTTTGTGATAAACATCACGCAGACTATTATCCAGACTTTAAGAAAAAAGCAGATGATTATTTCTTTATTCC
This portion of the Bernardetia sp. genome encodes:
- the hemF gene encoding oxygen-dependent coproporphyrinogen oxidase, yielding MNSLDTLTQLSDELTTHKTQISTWFQGLQTQICTALEKADGKSKFQTDTWQREGGGGGTSRVIENGNLIEKGGVNFSAVFGESPERMLQLMKLEPADFFATGVSIVLHPKNPLVPIIHMNVRYFEMSNGMYWFGGGIDLTPHYIVEEDAKLFHQSLKEVCDKHHADYYPDFKKKADDYFFIPHRNETRGIGGIFFDHLKEQEGITKQDRWNFVREVGEAFAPIYTEIATKNNSLPFTEEHTQWQRLRRGRYVEFNLVNDRGTKFGLETNGRTESILMSLPPEANWQYAHQPKEGSEEAKTLALLKKGIDWV